One window from the genome of Bufo bufo chromosome 4, aBufBuf1.1, whole genome shotgun sequence encodes:
- the KBTBD11 gene encoding kelch repeat and BTB domain-containing protein 11 produces MDTALSIAPYPSDLKVNDGSKGTSTRRTCEYSVAPGDGLEASSEKHAHGSEKDCLPHTNGGYSLESDTVVQPMLSLEISRQVTSNDAEDISVSEPLSEGSMALSGSQWDMNNVSELEEDGEERSLSESISISEYLQAQTRQSNADFGINKTEGNLERNILTGNTETPGEPDLVIEVTGGQRIKAHKSILAEKSDYFRARSSRDILKIKGVSYQTLQLLVDYIYSSKLEVKQENVVEVISGAKFLQIPCAVQCAMDSMRSQISLKNCYQVLYIAKKQRLNELKEAAYKFMSDHFLQVLRDPNVYGRLTGAERDLILQRRMDGKQCLVVAEINDAFERMSSSSRPQSRESSRPQSPSSVFSIEDDGTTYQVHCFTESTRGWRSLTKIPEEANTKGCGVCVLYNYLFIAGGIKGSGEKAKLSDQVFCYNPLTDTWDKVRSLSQPRSQLKLIALDGYLYAIGGECLFTVEKYDPRLDRWSSVASLPKGAFAVAHEATTCNGEIYVSGGTLFYRLLKYDPKHNEWQECPYNNSRRRSAGMVSHKGCIYRFDISREHGLSVFTYNSMARHWSDGVNLHPGPGPPPPSLPFRCTVMGGNIYCLNRAVTLGVPLPPEGTGGEMGSCQLELFPSPEEAKGVLFPFVLYLPENRSYH; encoded by the coding sequence ATGGATACTGCCTTGTCTATTGCTCCTTACCCCAGTGACTTGAAGGTAAATGATGGAAGCAAAGGGACCTCTACAAGGAGGACATGTGAGTACAGTGTGGCCCCTGGAGATGGGTTGGAGGCAAGCTCTGAAAAACATGCACACGGCAGTGAAAAAGACTGCTTACCCCACACCAATGGTGGCTACAGTCTTGAGTCTGACACTGTTGTACAGCCTATGCTTAGTTTGGAAATTTCTAGGCAAGTAACCTCTAATGATGCTGAGGACATATCAGTCTCTGAACCACTGAGTGAAGGTAGCATGGCACTGAGTGGAAGTCAGTGGGATATGAACAATGTGTCGGAATTGGAAGAGGATGGTGAAGAAAGAAGTTTATCCGAATCCATCTCAATCAGTGAATATCTACAAGCTCAAACAAGACAATCTAATGCagattttggaatcaataaaactgAAGGGAATCTGGAGAGAAATATTTTAACTGGTAACACTGAAACCCCTGGTGAACCAGACCTGGTGATTGAGGTGACTGGGGGGCAAAGGATTAAAGCACATAAGTCCATTTTGGCTGAGAAGAGTGATTATTTCAGGGCCCGATCATCAAGAGACATTCTTAAAATTAAGGGTGTAAGTTACCAGACTTTACAGCTGCTCGTGGATTATATTTACAGCTCAAAACTGGAAGTGAAGCAAGAAAATGTGGTGGAGGTGATCAGTGGGGCAAAGTTCCTGCAGATCCCATGTGCCGTGCAGTGTGCCATGGACAGTATGAGGTCCCAGATATCACTCAAGAACTGCTATCAGGTGCTCTATATTGCAAAAAAGCAAAGACTAAATGAGCTCAAGGAAGCTGCTTACAAATTTATGAGCGACCATTTTCTACAGGTTCTTAGAGACCCAAATGTCTATGGCAGACTGACAGGTGCAGAAAGAGACTTAATTTTACAACGTAGAATGGATGGAAAGCAGTGTTTGGTGGTGGCCGAAATTAATGATGCTTTTGAACGAATGAGCAGTAGTAGTAGACCTCAAAGCCGAGAGAGCAGTAGACCACAGAGCCCTTCATCAGTTTTTTCCATTGAAGATGATGGAACTACTTATCAGGTCCATTGCTTCACCGAATCCACAAGGGGATGGCGGTCCTTGACAAAGATTCCAGAGGAGGCAAACACTAAAGGTTGTGGAGTATGTGTTCTGTATAACTATTTGTTCATTGCTGGGGGAATTAAAGGTAGCGGTGAAAAAGCAAAACTTTCTGACCAAGTATTTTGCTACAACCCTTTGACTGACACCTGGGATAAGGTCCGATCACTCTCCCAACCACGATCACAGTTGAAACTTATTGCTCTAGATGGTTATTTATATGCTATTGGTGGAGAGTGCCTATTCACAGTGGAAAAATATGACCCCCGTCTTGACCGTTGGAGCTCAGTAGCTTCATTACCTAAGGGTGCTTTTGCTGTGGCCCATGAAGCTACAACATGTAATGGTGAGATATATGTATCAGGTGGGACTCTTTTTTACCGTCTACTCAAATATGATCCCAAACATAATGAATGGCAAGAATGCCCTTACAATAACAGCCGCCGAAGGTCTGCTGGTATGGTATCCCACAAAGGCTGCATATACCGATTTGATATCAGTCGTGAGCATGGCCTTAGTGTTTTCACCTATAATTCAATGGCCAGGCACTGGAGTGATGGGGTCAACCTACATCCTGGTCCAGGGCCACCTCCTCCCAGTTTGCCATTTCGCTGCACAGTCATGGGGGGCAACATCTATTGCTTGAACAGAGCTGTAACACTAGGAGTGCCACTGCCACCAGAAGGAACTGGAGGAGAAATGGGTAGTTGTCAGCTTGAGCTCTTTCCCTCACCAGAAGAAGCAAAAGGGGTCCTATTTCCGTTTGTTCTCTATTTGCCTGAGAATAGATCCTACCATTAA